A window from Shimia isoporae encodes these proteins:
- the queA gene encoding tRNA preQ1(34) S-adenosylmethionine ribosyltransferase-isomerase QueA, with amino-acid sequence MQLSDFDFELPDALIATRPAEPRSSARLLVSEADKITDGVVTDLVDWLRPGDRLVLNDTKVIPARLMGYRVRSGPEGETQAKMEVTLLEPRAGGAWAALVKPLKKIREGEEIIFAAGLKGTLTSKSEGQGVISFDLEGEDFDAALDAAGNMPLPPYIAAKRAADDKDKTDYQTVWAKHSGAVAAPTASLHFDEALLHRLSQKGVGFTHVTLHVGAGTFLPVKVDNVKEHKMHAEWGRVTPQAADEIAATKASGGRVIPVGTTALRLIESAAREGAIAPWEGKTDIFIYPGFQFHVADALMTNFHLPKSTLMMLVSALVGQDRIREVYTHAVAEEYRFFSYGDASLLIP; translated from the coding sequence ATGCAGCTTTCCGATTTTGATTTTGAATTGCCCGACGCGTTGATAGCGACTCGGCCTGCGGAGCCACGATCGTCGGCGCGCCTGCTTGTGAGCGAAGCCGACAAAATCACCGATGGTGTGGTTACCGACCTCGTGGATTGGCTGCGTCCCGGAGATAGGCTTGTGTTGAACGACACGAAGGTCATACCGGCACGATTGATGGGGTATCGCGTGCGGTCCGGACCGGAGGGTGAGACGCAGGCGAAAATGGAAGTCACCTTGCTGGAACCGCGTGCGGGCGGTGCCTGGGCAGCCTTGGTTAAGCCGCTAAAAAAGATCCGCGAAGGTGAAGAGATTATCTTTGCTGCGGGGTTGAAGGGAACGCTGACGTCCAAGTCAGAGGGACAGGGCGTCATTTCATTTGATCTTGAAGGTGAGGATTTCGATGCTGCGTTGGATGCGGCAGGGAATATGCCTTTGCCGCCATATATCGCTGCGAAGCGCGCGGCTGACGACAAGGACAAAACCGACTACCAAACCGTTTGGGCGAAACACTCCGGTGCGGTGGCCGCGCCCACGGCGTCGCTGCACTTTGATGAGGCCCTTCTTCACAGGTTGTCGCAAAAGGGTGTCGGCTTTACGCATGTGACGCTGCACGTTGGAGCGGGCACGTTTCTTCCCGTAAAAGTGGACAACGTCAAAGAACACAAGATGCACGCCGAATGGGGGCGGGTGACACCGCAGGCTGCAGATGAAATCGCGGCGACCAAGGCTTCGGGTGGTCGTGTGATCCCTGTGGGGACGACAGCACTTCGACTGATCGAGAGTGCAGCCCGCGAAGGTGCGATTGCACCGTGGGAAGGCAAGACAGATATCTTCATTTATCCCGGGTTCCAGTTTCATGTTGCGGACGCGCTGATGACCAATTTCCATTTGCCGAAATCAACATTGATGATGCTTGTGAGCGCTTTGGTTGGGCAGGACCGTATTCGCGAGGTCTATACTCATGCTGTGGCCGAAGAATACCGGTTCTTTTCATACGGAGACGCGTCGCTGTTGATCCCCTGA
- a CDS encoding peroxiredoxin, which translates to MSDTLKIAPDFTLPSTGGEDVTLSALRPAPVILFFYPRDNTSGCTKESIAFSGLLPDFEAAGARVFGISKDSMSSHDKFVSKQNLTVPLLSDEHGSVCEDYGVWAEKKMYGKTFMGIVRSTFLIDADGNIARHWPKVKVDGHAEEVLEALKSL; encoded by the coding sequence ATGTCCGACACACTGAAAATCGCCCCCGACTTCACCCTCCCGTCCACTGGCGGAGAAGACGTAACTCTGTCCGCGCTTCGGCCTGCACCCGTCATTCTGTTCTTCTATCCGCGCGACAACACATCTGGCTGCACCAAAGAATCTATCGCGTTCTCCGGACTGCTGCCGGACTTCGAGGCCGCAGGTGCCCGCGTTTTCGGAATCTCAAAAGACAGCATGTCCAGCCACGACAAATTTGTAAGTAAACAAAATCTGACCGTGCCGCTCTTGTCGGATGAACACGGCTCGGTGTGTGAGGACTACGGCGTATGGGCCGAGAAAAAGATGTACGGCAAAACCTTCATGGGGATAGTCCGTTCCACTTTCCTGATTGATGCAGATGGCAACATCGCCCGCCACTGGCCAAAAGTGAAAGTCGACGGTCACGCCGAGGAGGTTCTGGAAGCGCTCAAATCGCTCTGA
- a CDS encoding ferritin-like domain-containing protein, producing MTKTLSQMAVEVLTTADGRAKTALSHAHAATWFASRDAGTPLPIGDTKPPLRPSRPEKPELLDPREVPRRRPGSEQGRLAMLHAVGHIELNAVDLHWDIIARFTHIEMPLGFYDDWVKSADEESKHFNLICDSLEAKGSYYGALPAHAGMWRAAEDTADDFLGRLAVVPMVLEARGLDVTPGMIKIFQQAKDQQTLDALEIIYAEEVGHVAYGSKWFNFLCGRHALDPKATFHDLVQRYFHGALKPPFNEEKRADAGLPPDFYWPLSDQEPPAYAR from the coding sequence ATGACCAAGACCCTTTCACAAATGGCCGTCGAGGTGCTTACCACCGCCGACGGCCGCGCCAAAACAGCGCTGTCCCATGCACATGCTGCAACATGGTTTGCGAGCCGTGACGCAGGTACTCCATTACCCATTGGCGACACCAAACCGCCTCTTCGTCCGTCGCGGCCGGAAAAGCCGGAGCTTCTCGATCCGCGGGAGGTTCCCCGACGCCGCCCCGGTAGCGAACAGGGTCGCCTCGCCATGCTGCACGCGGTTGGGCACATCGAACTCAACGCGGTTGACCTTCACTGGGACATAATCGCGCGCTTCACCCACATTGAAATGCCTTTGGGGTTTTACGATGACTGGGTTAAATCCGCGGACGAAGAATCCAAACATTTCAACTTGATATGCGACAGCCTTGAAGCCAAGGGCAGCTATTATGGCGCGTTGCCGGCTCACGCAGGCATGTGGCGAGCCGCTGAAGATACAGCCGACGATTTTCTAGGTCGTCTTGCTGTCGTACCCATGGTTTTGGAAGCACGCGGCCTCGACGTGACCCCCGGCATGATCAAAATTTTCCAGCAGGCCAAGGACCAGCAAACTCTCGACGCTTTGGAAATCATCTACGCCGAAGAAGTTGGCCATGTGGCTTATGGTTCCAAATGGTTCAACTTCCTTTGCGGCCGACATGCGCTTGACCCCAAAGCCACCTTCCACGACCTCGTTCAACGCTATTTCCACGGCGCCTTGAAACCGCCGTTCAACGAAGAAAAACGCGCAGATGCGGGTTTGCCACCGGATTTCTATTGGCCCCTGTCGGATCAGGAACCGCCGGCCTACGCCCGCTGA
- a CDS encoding M23 family metallopeptidase, whose amino-acid sequence MRTRLAIRMHAILERHFPERRLFLRSDNDTRFIRLKPSTQLFAFVGGSAIVAWTIVATAILLMDSIGSGNFREQARRDQQTYEFRLNALSDERDARTEEALAAQARFNTALEQISEMQSQLLESETRRRELETGIEVIQSTLRRTMQERDVARAEARELDQVQTEIASAAVGASPQGNAMLDVISTALADTAAERDQVIRDAQTALSLAEEMKLELALMEEKNDQIFRQLEDAMTISVEPLEKMFTSAGLSTKSLMDEVKRGYSGQGGPMMPLSFSTKGGDLTAETLRANRLLDQLDQLNMYRIAAETAPFANPLQSAFRYTSGFGMRWGRMHKGTDFAAPYGTPIHATADGVVSHAGWLSGYGRLIKVKHANGIETRYAHLAKIRVNEGQRVSRGDVIGDMGNSGRSTGTHLHYEVRVNGRAVNPMTFIKAGQNVF is encoded by the coding sequence GTGAGAACACGCCTTGCCATCCGCATGCACGCCATTCTGGAACGTCATTTTCCGGAACGCCGTTTGTTCCTGCGCTCGGACAACGACACACGCTTTATCCGTCTCAAACCAAGTACACAGCTTTTCGCCTTCGTGGGCGGGTCCGCCATAGTGGCGTGGACCATTGTCGCGACCGCGATCCTTCTCATGGATTCAATAGGTTCCGGCAACTTCCGCGAACAGGCTCGCCGCGATCAGCAGACCTATGAATTCCGTCTGAACGCGTTGTCTGACGAACGCGACGCCCGCACCGAGGAAGCCCTTGCCGCGCAGGCCCGTTTCAATACCGCGCTCGAACAGATTTCCGAAATGCAGTCGCAACTTCTGGAAAGCGAAACCCGCCGTCGCGAACTCGAAACGGGGATCGAAGTCATCCAGTCCACACTGCGCCGCACCATGCAGGAACGCGACGTGGCCCGCGCCGAAGCGCGGGAACTCGATCAGGTTCAGACCGAAATTGCGTCAGCCGCAGTTGGGGCCTCCCCCCAAGGCAACGCGATGCTCGATGTGATATCTACAGCACTTGCAGACACCGCAGCCGAGCGTGACCAGGTGATCCGGGATGCGCAGACAGCCCTGAGCCTTGCTGAAGAGATGAAACTCGAACTGGCTCTCATGGAAGAGAAGAATGATCAAATCTTCCGCCAACTCGAAGATGCAATGACCATCTCCGTCGAGCCACTGGAGAAAATGTTCACGTCTGCCGGTCTTTCGACCAAGTCGTTGATGGACGAAGTGAAACGGGGTTACTCCGGTCAAGGCGGCCCGATGATGCCGCTAAGCTTCTCCACCAAGGGCGGCGATCTGACCGCAGAAACACTGCGCGCCAATCGTCTTTTGGATCAACTCGATCAGTTGAACATGTACCGCATCGCGGCTGAAACCGCGCCATTTGCCAACCCGCTGCAATCGGCCTTCCGTTACACCTCGGGCTTTGGCATGCGCTGGGGACGGATGCACAAAGGCACCGACTTTGCAGCGCCATACGGCACTCCGATCCATGCGACTGCTGACGGCGTTGTCAGCCACGCTGGATGGCTTTCCGGTTACGGTCGCCTGATCAAGGTGAAACACGCCAACGGAATCGAAACCCGTTACGCCCATCTGGCAAAAATCCGCGTGAATGAGGGCCAAAGGGTCTCGCGTGGTGACGTGATTGGTGATATGGGCAACTCTGGACGCTCGACTGGAACGCACCTGCACTACGAAGTGCGCGTCAATGGTCGCGCAGTGAACCCGATG
- a CDS encoding sulfotransferase family 2 domain-containing protein — protein MIISHKFKFVFIRPMKVGGTSTEIAMMNVLRAHSDKSEIVSQPPHYNVAQVMSKYGEEVVDYRFYSVVRNPWDRAVSMFFHRNRLLAEKPQSEQVVAFREWITSGAFLFDERGSIFDTTGSLYWRGFPIVDHVIRYDRLAEGLRKLSRQMELPKKIDISELRERGNDRPQTARDFAAFYDKESWQAVRIAAAKDCATFGYSASRPEGGNEVMVHFNSRLIRHNILGEKLIRKALG, from the coding sequence ATGATCATTTCCCACAAATTCAAGTTCGTTTTCATCCGTCCGATGAAGGTGGGTGGAACCAGCACCGAAATAGCAATGATGAATGTTTTGCGGGCGCACAGCGACAAAAGCGAGATTGTCAGCCAGCCGCCGCATTACAACGTGGCTCAGGTCATGAGCAAATACGGGGAAGAGGTCGTGGACTACCGTTTTTATTCGGTGGTTCGAAACCCATGGGATCGCGCCGTTTCGATGTTTTTTCACCGTAACAGGCTTTTGGCAGAAAAGCCGCAATCCGAGCAGGTTGTGGCATTTCGAGAATGGATCACAAGCGGTGCGTTTCTGTTTGACGAACGGGGCTCGATTTTTGACACAACGGGGTCGCTCTATTGGCGTGGCTTTCCGATTGTGGACCATGTGATCCGGTATGATCGACTGGCAGAAGGTTTGCGCAAGCTGTCTCGCCAAATGGAACTGCCGAAGAAGATCGACATCTCGGAGTTGCGGGAGCGCGGCAACGATCGTCCCCAAACTGCGCGTGATTTTGCTGCTTTCTATGACAAAGAGTCCTGGCAAGCTGTGCGGATAGCCGCCGCCAAGGATTGCGCCACTTTTGGCTATAGCGCCTCTCGGCCGGAAGGTGGCAATGAGGTGATGGTGCATTTCAATAGCCGCTTGATCCGCCACAATATTCTTGGCGAAAAACTCATCAGAAAAGCACTTGGCTGA
- a CDS encoding MFS transporter, giving the protein MVEFFKSAWALLLGMMLLMIGNGMHGTLLGIRGEAAGFSTFEMSTIMSAYFVGFLGGSRMTPEMIRRVGHVRVFAALASFISAVLIMYPTFEHPVAWVLGRVLIGFCFSGVYVTAESWLNNAASNETRGKALSLYMMVQMIGIVTAQGLVTLPDPSGFVLFVIPSVLVSISFAPILLSISPTPAFDTTKPMTMRELVNHSPLGVAGMFLMGGVFSAQFGMSAVYATRAGLSVSELSLFIATFYVGATVCQYPLGWISDRMDRRVLIMVVSFVGAIGAVLGYFAGESFAMLLLSAFAIGGFSNPLYSLLIAHTNDFLEYEDMAAASGGLVFVNGVGAIAGPIIIGWSMDVVGPQGFFIYLTLLLALLGGYAGYRTTRRSAPAVEDTGTYAAVMPTASPVAVEVAQEVAIEYALEEEQEEAAANA; this is encoded by the coding sequence ATGGTCGAGTTTTTCAAGAGTGCATGGGCGCTTTTGCTTGGCATGATGCTGTTGATGATTGGCAACGGCATGCACGGCACGCTTCTGGGTATCCGGGGTGAGGCGGCGGGATTCTCCACATTCGAAATGTCGACCATAATGTCAGCCTATTTTGTGGGCTTTCTCGGCGGGTCAAGGATGACGCCGGAAATGATCCGTCGTGTCGGCCATGTACGGGTCTTTGCGGCGCTGGCGTCGTTTATTTCAGCGGTTTTGATTATGTACCCGACATTTGAGCATCCGGTTGCCTGGGTGCTGGGTCGTGTTCTGATCGGGTTCTGTTTCTCCGGTGTTTATGTGACAGCGGAGAGTTGGCTCAACAATGCTGCGAGCAATGAAACGCGCGGGAAAGCGCTATCACTTTACATGATGGTGCAAATGATCGGGATCGTAACCGCGCAGGGGCTTGTGACATTGCCAGATCCTTCGGGGTTTGTGCTCTTTGTCATTCCCTCGGTTCTGGTTTCAATCAGTTTTGCTCCCATTCTTCTTTCGATTTCGCCCACGCCGGCGTTTGACACAACCAAACCCATGACCATGCGCGAGTTGGTCAATCACTCTCCGCTCGGTGTTGCAGGCATGTTCCTGATGGGGGGCGTGTTTTCGGCGCAATTTGGTATGTCGGCTGTATATGCTACCCGTGCGGGTCTGAGTGTCAGCGAACTGTCCCTGTTTATCGCGACGTTTTATGTGGGAGCAACGGTGTGCCAGTATCCGCTTGGCTGGATCAGCGATCGTATGGACCGGCGTGTGTTGATTATGGTGGTCAGTTTTGTAGGGGCGATCGGCGCGGTGCTTGGCTATTTTGCGGGTGAAAGCTTTGCAATGTTGTTGCTTTCTGCCTTTGCCATCGGCGGGTTTTCGAACCCGCTGTATTCCCTCCTGATCGCGCATACAAATGACTTCCTCGAGTATGAGGACATGGCCGCGGCTTCTGGCGGTCTGGTCTTTGTAAACGGGGTCGGAGCGATTGCTGGCCCGATCATTATCGGTTGGTCGATGGATGTTGTCGGGCCGCAAGGTTTTTTCATCTATCTCACGTTGCTACTGGCACTTTTGGGCGGATACGCCGGATACAGGACAACGCGCCGTTCGGCCCCCGCGGTGGAAGATACCGGTACCTACGCGGCAGTTATGCCTACGGCGTCGCCGGTGGCTGTTGAAGTCGCTCAGGAGGTTGCAATCGAATATGCGCTGGAAGAAGAGCAAGAAGAGGCTGCCGCCAACGCGTAG
- a CDS encoding DUF924 family protein — protein sequence MIKPEEVLAFWLDEVGPEGWYAVSEDLDETIRQRFMDTWELAKSGGMGQWLTYPSGTLAYLILTDQFPRNMFRGSGRAFATDRQAVAAAKAAISKKWDLKIDEPARQFFYMPLMHSENLCDQEQCIRLFCERMPEGGAGNLFHAKAHREVIRQFGRFPYRNDALDRASTEVEVAYVAQGGYGHTVREMQATVA from the coding sequence ATGATTAAGCCCGAGGAAGTGCTTGCGTTTTGGCTTGATGAGGTCGGGCCAGAAGGATGGTATGCGGTATCTGAGGATTTGGATGAAACCATCCGCCAAAGGTTCATGGATACCTGGGAGTTGGCCAAATCAGGCGGAATGGGGCAATGGCTTACGTATCCGTCTGGTACATTGGCTTACCTGATCCTGACGGACCAGTTTCCGCGAAACATGTTTCGGGGGTCAGGCAGGGCCTTTGCCACGGATCGGCAAGCAGTTGCGGCAGCCAAGGCGGCGATTTCAAAGAAATGGGATCTCAAGATCGACGAACCAGCGCGTCAGTTTTTCTATATGCCGCTGATGCATTCGGAGAACCTGTGCGATCAAGAGCAATGTATCCGGTTGTTCTGTGAACGCATGCCGGAAGGCGGAGCGGGCAATCTGTTTCACGCCAAGGCGCATCGCGAGGTTATTCGGCAGTTTGGGCGTTTTCCATACCGCAATGACGCGCTGGATCGGGCCTCGACGGAAGTTGAAGTGGCCTATGTTGCGCAGGGTGGCTACGGGCACACGGTTCGCGAAATGCAGGCGACGGTCGCCTGA
- a CDS encoding DUF3971 domain-containing protein, with product MIAYGGQPITDQPEASTLTEESEDMAEETKPRRRGARRARGFGIVLLVAMLVPAAVAAILFAAFSGGPVVFPEWARDRVERTLDQQLSAVDVTLSDVSLVIEENWDPRIRVGGLVMRPKEGGSGIRFEQVDMRLAMEPLIERQIAPRHVRVSGVSLRVLRRNDGTVNVTLGQEGGEGLGGDASIATLGGEIEAFMARPGFRFLTLFEIEDVNVRYEDVLSGRAWNIDGGSIALRRSGDEISISSTMSLLGGRSYATTLQGSLVTYYGSQAVQLSVQFDDAPSEELATQMAALSWLEVLRAPISGAMRAEIDDQGNLGAINATISAVDGFLQPSEDVRPIPFESLRSYLTYNAETRRIGFDELSVKADWIEASVSGHALLEDFVGGFPNALVAQLTLNRFAANPEQLEGGAVALDTSFADFRLRLDPFSLTLGQLVVNQGDMQMYLSGSLDAREKWQFALDGHMNAVRPERVLAIWPEQFKPKLRIWIDENVHQAELNNVNLALRSREDATPDVYADFQFRDAVVKAVKTMPPIEGGRGFAVATDNKFHVGVERGYITPEQGGTVDVSGSSFVVLDTRLKQSPGQADVKAVGSIEAAASLLNRAPLHVFDKANLPVDIAQGRVEAKGRLNFTMKPKLPPEEVAFDVSGKLLLVDSTKLIEGKRLQGDLRLTATNEAVEIFGPGSVGDVPVTASWRSKLGKPGQGGPGESQVVGRMMLNQAALDEFEVDLPPRTVSGDAPADFQVLLKSGSAPSLKMTSDLIGLEVAAQPLGWRKPAATEGELKLEMTLGERPSVDLISLTAPGLTAAGTVSLLENGELGVVDIPDFRVGRWLSGAVRLRGRGKGVMPAVELRSGRFDMRYMPDFGGRGGGQAQGGPITGTLDRVTITESIVVQSTRVSLDTQGGLSGTFEGALGGRAPMFGTLTPHPNGTAVEVTSPNAGSVVQTMGLVAKAEKGDLRLNLTPRGPKGVYDGVLNIANIKIQNLPAFAELLNAVSVVGLLEQLNGPGLLFNEVYSKFKMAPGQIVIGEASAVGASMGVSADGLFYTEQNALDIQGVLSPIYAVNVIGRPISKRGEGLIGFNYQLKGPAKNPEIFVNPLSALTPGFFREIFRRPPPDLSN from the coding sequence ATGATCGCATACGGTGGGCAACCGATAACAGACCAACCTGAGGCATCAACCCTGACCGAAGAGTCCGAAGATATGGCGGAAGAAACCAAGCCCCGTCGACGTGGTGCGCGTCGGGCAAGGGGTTTTGGGATCGTGCTGTTGGTGGCGATGTTGGTGCCCGCTGCTGTCGCTGCGATTCTGTTTGCAGCATTTTCCGGTGGGCCAGTGGTGTTTCCCGAATGGGCACGTGACCGCGTGGAACGGACGTTGGATCAACAACTAAGCGCCGTAGACGTCACGCTGAGCGACGTATCTCTGGTCATTGAGGAAAACTGGGATCCCCGTATTCGCGTTGGCGGACTGGTGATGCGCCCGAAGGAGGGTGGCAGTGGAATCCGGTTCGAGCAGGTCGACATGCGACTGGCGATGGAGCCATTGATCGAGCGGCAGATCGCGCCACGTCATGTGCGGGTGTCCGGCGTTTCGCTACGTGTTTTGCGCCGAAATGACGGGACAGTGAATGTCACACTGGGTCAGGAAGGTGGCGAAGGTTTGGGCGGCGATGCCAGCATTGCAACGCTCGGGGGAGAAATCGAAGCGTTTATGGCGCGTCCCGGGTTTCGCTTTCTGACTCTTTTTGAAATCGAAGACGTGAATGTTCGCTACGAAGATGTGCTGAGCGGACGGGCGTGGAACATCGACGGCGGCAGTATTGCGTTGCGTCGAAGCGGTGACGAGATTTCCATTTCCTCAACCATGTCTCTTTTGGGGGGCCGAAGTTACGCGACAACGCTTCAAGGAAGCCTTGTTACCTACTATGGCAGTCAAGCGGTACAGTTGTCGGTGCAATTCGATGACGCTCCGTCGGAGGAACTTGCAACACAGATGGCGGCTTTGAGCTGGCTTGAGGTGTTGCGCGCGCCGATTTCGGGCGCGATGCGGGCGGAGATCGACGATCAGGGCAACCTCGGCGCCATCAACGCGACGATCAGTGCGGTGGACGGGTTTTTGCAGCCCAGCGAAGACGTTCGGCCAATTCCGTTTGAGAGCCTGCGCAGCTATTTGACCTACAATGCGGAGACGCGGCGGATCGGCTTTGACGAGCTTTCCGTCAAAGCGGACTGGATCGAGGCATCAGTGTCCGGACATGCATTGCTTGAAGATTTCGTCGGAGGATTTCCGAATGCTCTGGTGGCGCAACTTACACTGAACAGGTTTGCCGCAAACCCGGAACAGCTAGAAGGTGGCGCCGTTGCATTGGACACCTCATTTGCGGATTTTCGTCTGCGTCTTGATCCATTCAGTCTGACCCTTGGCCAACTGGTGGTGAATCAGGGCGACATGCAGATGTACCTGAGCGGATCATTGGACGCGCGGGAAAAATGGCAGTTCGCTTTGGACGGGCATATGAACGCGGTGCGTCCGGAGCGTGTTCTGGCAATTTGGCCAGAGCAGTTCAAACCGAAACTGCGGATCTGGATTGACGAGAACGTCCATCAGGCCGAACTGAACAACGTCAATCTGGCGCTGCGATCCCGCGAGGATGCAACGCCGGATGTATATGCCGACTTCCAGTTTCGGGATGCCGTGGTCAAGGCTGTGAAAACCATGCCGCCGATTGAAGGCGGGCGAGGCTTTGCCGTGGCGACTGACAACAAGTTCCACGTTGGGGTCGAACGCGGCTACATCACACCTGAGCAAGGCGGTACCGTGGATGTTTCCGGTTCAAGCTTTGTGGTTCTGGACACACGGTTGAAGCAATCCCCCGGGCAGGCTGACGTGAAAGCGGTCGGCTCCATTGAGGCGGCGGCGTCTTTGCTGAACCGCGCGCCATTACATGTCTTTGACAAAGCCAATTTACCGGTCGACATCGCGCAGGGACGGGTAGAGGCGAAGGGGCGTCTGAATTTCACAATGAAGCCCAAATTGCCACCCGAGGAAGTTGCCTTTGATGTAAGCGGTAAGCTACTTTTGGTCGACAGCACCAAACTGATCGAGGGCAAGCGGTTGCAAGGTGATCTTCGCCTTACCGCAACCAACGAGGCCGTAGAGATTTTTGGGCCGGGTTCTGTTGGGGATGTTCCGGTTACCGCAAGCTGGCGCAGCAAACTTGGCAAGCCGGGGCAGGGCGGCCCAGGGGAAAGCCAGGTTGTCGGCCGGATGATGCTCAATCAGGCGGCTTTGGACGAGTTTGAAGTAGACCTTCCTCCGCGCACAGTCAGTGGTGATGCACCTGCGGATTTTCAGGTGCTTCTGAAGTCGGGTAGTGCACCGTCTTTGAAGATGACTTCTGATCTGATCGGGCTCGAGGTAGCTGCGCAACCGTTGGGATGGCGCAAACCGGCCGCAACGGAAGGTGAGTTGAAGCTTGAGATGACGCTGGGCGAGCGGCCAAGTGTCGATCTCATTAGCCTGACAGCGCCGGGGCTGACGGCGGCGGGTACGGTGTCGCTCCTTGAGAACGGTGAACTCGGCGTGGTGGACATACCAGACTTCAGAGTCGGCCGGTGGTTGTCTGGGGCGGTGCGTTTGCGGGGGCGGGGCAAGGGCGTCATGCCTGCGGTGGAATTGCGCAGTGGCCGGTTTGACATGCGATACATGCCCGACTTTGGCGGACGGGGCGGCGGGCAGGCGCAAGGCGGGCCAATCACGGGCACCCTTGATCGGGTGACGATCACCGAAAGCATTGTGGTCCAGAGCACGCGGGTTTCGCTGGACACCCAAGGTGGATTGAGCGGAACGTTTGAAGGCGCTCTGGGAGGCCGAGCACCGATGTTCGGCACTTTGACTCCGCACCCGAACGGAACGGCGGTTGAAGTGACATCCCCCAATGCCGGTTCTGTGGTGCAGACAATGGGTCTTGTGGCAAAAGCAGAAAAGGGGGATTTGCGTCTGAACCTGACGCCGCGCGGGCCGAAGGGCGTTTACGACGGCGTGTTGAACATTGCCAATATCAAGATCCAGAATTTACCAGCGTTTGCCGAGTTGCTGAACGCGGTCAGCGTGGTTGGACTGCTGGAGCAACTCAACGGACCGGGACTTTTGTTCAATGAGGTCTATTCCAAATTCAAGATGGCGCCTGGGCAGATCGTGATTGGCGAAGCCAGCGCGGTTGGCGCGTCTATGGGGGTGTCTGCGGACGGGCTATTTTACACAGAACAGAATGCGTTGGATATTCAGGGCGTGCTGTCGCCGATTTATGCGGTCAATGTGATCGGGCGCCCGATCTCGAAGCGCGGCGAGGGGTTGATTGGCTTCAACTATCAACTAAAAGGGCCGGCTAAGAATCCTGAGATTTTCGTCAACCCGCTGTCCGCGCTGACGCCCGGTTTCTTTCGTGAGATTTTTCGGCGCCCGCCCCCTGACCTGAGCAACTGA